One window of the Salvia splendens isolate huo1 chromosome 1, SspV2, whole genome shotgun sequence genome contains the following:
- the LOC121809479 gene encoding MADS-box protein SOC1-like isoform X2: protein MVRGKTQMRRIENATSRQVTFSKRRNGLLKKAFELSVLCDAEVALIIFSPRGKLHEFASSSMHESIERYQKYTKDSQANNPPSEHNMQQLKHEAASMIKKIEQLESSKRKLLGEGLGPCTIEELQQLEQQLERSVTTIRARKMQVYKQQIEHLKEKEKALAAENAMLCEKFGLQARGGGGGGGGG, encoded by the exons ATGGTGAGAGGGAAGACTCAGATGCGGCGTATTGAGAACGCCACAAGCAGGCAAGTGACCTTCTCCAAGAGGAGAAATGGGCTGCTGAAGAAGGCCTTTGAGCTCTCAGTTCTCTGCGATGCTGAGGtggccctcatcatcttctccCCTAGGGGAAAGCTCCATGAATTTGCAAGCTCAAG CATGCACGAGTCGATCGAGCGTTACCAGAAGTATACTAAAGATAGCCAAGCTAACAATCCACCTTCGGAGCATAATATGCAG CAATTGAAGCACGAAGCTGCAagcatgataaaaaaaatcgagCAGCTGGAATCATCAAAGCG GAAACTACTTGGTGAAGGTTTAGGGCCGTGCACCATCGAGGAGCTGCAGCAGCTCGAGCAGCAGCTTGAGCGCAGTGTCACCACCATTCGTGCACGAAAG ATGCAAGTGTACAAGCAGCAGATCGAGCATTTGAAGGAAAAG GAGAAAGCCCTAGCTGCTGAAAATGCAATGCTGTGTGAGAAG TTtggacttcaagcacgaggcggagggggaggaggaggaggaggatga
- the LOC121809479 gene encoding MADS-box protein SOC1-like isoform X1 yields the protein MVRGKTQMRRIENATSRQVTFSKRRNGLLKKAFELSVLCDAEVALIIFSPRGKLHEFASSSMHESIERYQKYTKDSQANNPPSEHNMQQLKHEAASMIKKIEQLESSKRKLLGEGLGPCTIEELQQLEQQLERSVTTIRARKMQVYKQQIEHLKEKEKALAAENAMLCEKGLQFGLQARGGGGGGGGG from the exons ATGGTGAGAGGGAAGACTCAGATGCGGCGTATTGAGAACGCCACAAGCAGGCAAGTGACCTTCTCCAAGAGGAGAAATGGGCTGCTGAAGAAGGCCTTTGAGCTCTCAGTTCTCTGCGATGCTGAGGtggccctcatcatcttctccCCTAGGGGAAAGCTCCATGAATTTGCAAGCTCAAG CATGCACGAGTCGATCGAGCGTTACCAGAAGTATACTAAAGATAGCCAAGCTAACAATCCACCTTCGGAGCATAATATGCAG CAATTGAAGCACGAAGCTGCAagcatgataaaaaaaatcgagCAGCTGGAATCATCAAAGCG GAAACTACTTGGTGAAGGTTTAGGGCCGTGCACCATCGAGGAGCTGCAGCAGCTCGAGCAGCAGCTTGAGCGCAGTGTCACCACCATTCGTGCACGAAAG ATGCAAGTGTACAAGCAGCAGATCGAGCATTTGAAGGAAAAG GAGAAAGCCCTAGCTGCTGAAAATGCAATGCTGTGTGAGAAG GGGTTGCAGTTtggacttcaagcacgaggcggagggggaggaggaggaggaggatga